A window of Streptomyces sp. SAI-127 contains these coding sequences:
- a CDS encoding SDR family oxidoreductase, with amino-acid sequence MTTALITGSTAGIGAAFARRLAADGHNLVLVARDTKRLQEQATELHDRHGIEAEVLTADLATDPGIEAVAARLSDRRSPVDLLVNNAGFGNKGRYLDVSMADELKMLKVHCEAVLRLTSAATEAMRERGRGGVVNVASVAAFVPRGTYGASKAWVVQFTQGAARDLAGSGVRLMALCPGFVRTEFHERAGMGTDNIPGWMWLDADKLVAAALTDLSRGKTLSIPDPRYKALMGLVKVAPRGLLGGITSRTGRKYGPQ; translated from the coding sequence ATGACAACGGCATTGATTACGGGATCGACCGCGGGCATCGGTGCCGCGTTCGCACGACGGCTGGCGGCTGACGGGCACAACCTGGTGCTGGTGGCCCGCGACACCAAGCGGCTCCAGGAACAGGCGACCGAACTCCACGACCGCCACGGCATCGAGGCCGAGGTCCTCACCGCCGACCTCGCCACGGACCCCGGCATCGAGGCGGTCGCCGCCCGCCTCTCCGACCGCAGGTCCCCCGTCGACCTCCTCGTCAACAACGCCGGCTTCGGCAACAAGGGCCGCTATCTCGACGTCTCCATGGCCGACGAGCTGAAGATGCTCAAGGTGCACTGCGAGGCGGTGCTGCGACTGACGTCGGCGGCGACGGAGGCGATGCGGGAGCGGGGGCGCGGGGGTGTCGTGAACGTCGCGTCGGTGGCCGCGTTCGTGCCTCGTGGGACGTACGGCGCCTCGAAGGCGTGGGTCGTGCAGTTCACGCAGGGCGCGGCGAGGGATCTGGCGGGGAGCGGGGTCCGTCTGATGGCCCTGTGCCCGGGCTTCGTGCGGACCGAGTTCCACGAGCGGGCCGGGATGGGCACGGACAACATCCCCGGCTGGATGTGGCTCGACGCGGACAAACTGGTCGCCGCGGCCCTCACCGACCTGTCCCGCGGCAAGACCCTGTCGATCCCGGACCCGCGTTACAAGGCGCTCATGGGCTTGGTGAAGGTGGCGCCCCGGGGGTTGCTGGGCGGGATCACGTCCAGGACGGGGCGGAAGTACGGGCCGCAGTAG
- a CDS encoding GuaB3 family IMP dehydrogenase-related protein, which produces MTEIEIGRGKRGRRAYAFDDIAVVPSRRTRDPKEVSIAWQIDAYRFELPFLAAPMDSVVSPATAIRIGELGGLGVLNLEGLWTRYEDPQPLLDEIAELDVEAATRRLQEIYSAPIKEELIGARIKEVRDSGVVTAAALSPQRTAQFSKAVVDAGVDIFVIRGTTVSAEHVSGSHEPLNLKQFIYELDVPVIVGGCATYTAALHLMRTGAAGVLVGFGGGAAHTTRNVLGIQVPMATAVADVAAARRDYMDESGGRYVHVIADGGVGWSGDLPKAIACGADAVMMGSPLARATDAPGRGHHWGMEAVNEELPRGKKVDLGTVGTIEEVLAGPSHIPDGSMNFFGALRRAMATTGYSELKEFQRVEVTVADSQHKR; this is translated from the coding sequence GTGACTGAGATCGAGATCGGGCGCGGCAAGCGCGGCCGCCGGGCGTACGCATTCGACGACATCGCCGTTGTCCCCAGCCGTCGTACGCGCGACCCGAAGGAGGTCTCGATCGCCTGGCAGATCGACGCCTACCGCTTCGAGCTGCCCTTCCTGGCCGCCCCCATGGACTCGGTCGTCTCCCCGGCCACCGCGATCCGCATAGGAGAACTCGGCGGCCTCGGCGTCCTGAACCTCGAAGGCCTCTGGACCCGGTACGAGGACCCGCAGCCGCTGCTCGACGAGATCGCCGAGCTGGACGTGGAGGCCGCGACCCGGCGCCTGCAGGAGATTTACTCCGCCCCCATCAAGGAGGAGCTGATCGGCGCGCGCATCAAGGAGGTGCGCGACTCGGGTGTGGTCACCGCGGCCGCGCTCTCCCCGCAGCGCACGGCGCAGTTCTCCAAGGCAGTGGTGGACGCGGGCGTGGACATCTTCGTCATCCGCGGCACGACGGTCTCGGCGGAGCACGTCTCCGGTTCGCACGAGCCGCTGAACCTGAAGCAGTTCATCTACGAGCTCGACGTCCCGGTGATCGTCGGCGGCTGCGCCACGTACACCGCCGCCCTGCACCTGATGCGCACCGGCGCGGCGGGCGTCCTGGTCGGCTTCGGCGGCGGCGCCGCGCACACCACGCGGAACGTACTGGGCATCCAGGTCCCGATGGCGACGGCCGTGGCCGACGTGGCCGCCGCCCGCCGGGACTACATGGACGAGTCCGGCGGCCGGTACGTGCACGTCATCGCGGACGGTGGTGTGGGCTGGTCCGGCGACCTGCCCAAGGCGATCGCCTGTGGCGCGGACGCCGTGATGATGGGTTCCCCGCTGGCCCGTGCCACGGACGCGCCCGGCCGCGGCCACCACTGGGGCATGGAGGCCGTCAACGAGGAGCTGCCGCGCGGTAAGAAGGTCGACCTCGGCACGGTCGGCACGATCGAGGAGGTGCTGGCGGGCCCGTCGCACATCCCGGACGGCTCGATGAACTTCTTCGGTGCGCTGCGGCGGGCCATGGCCACGACCGGGTACAGCGAGCTGAAGGAGTTCCAGCGGGTCGAGGTCACGGTGGCCGACTCGCAGCACAAGCGGTAG
- a CDS encoding WhiB family transcriptional regulator yields MADFSRLPGPNADLWDWQLLAACRGVDSSLFFHPEGERGAARSARENSAKEVCMRCPVRAQCAAHALAVREPYGVWGGLTEDEREELMGRARHRLVSASSVGSGASNN; encoded by the coding sequence ATGGCAGATTTCTCCCGCCTTCCCGGACCGAACGCGGACCTGTGGGACTGGCAGCTCCTGGCCGCCTGTCGCGGGGTGGACAGCTCGCTTTTCTTCCATCCGGAGGGCGAGCGCGGTGCGGCCCGGAGCGCTCGCGAGAACTCGGCCAAGGAGGTCTGCATGAGGTGCCCGGTGCGCGCGCAGTGCGCGGCGCACGCGCTCGCGGTGAGAGAGCCGTACGGCGTATGGGGCGGGCTGACCGAGGACGAGCGCGAGGAGCTCATGGGGCGGGCGCGGCACCGGCTGGTGTCCGCGTCGTCCGTGGGAAGCGGTGCATCGAACAACTGA
- a CDS encoding MOSC domain-containing protein, translating into MELLSVNLGRAKAVAYTDNPEGVTGIDKRPVDGPVRVAAPGPKGIGGSGLAGDAVCKKQHHGGDDQAVYAMAREDLDEWEGELGRSPANGAFGENLTTRGIDVSGALIGERWRIGPEVVLEVTSARIPCGTFQGHMDEKRWVKRFTQKGAPGAYLRVIQPGEIRAGDPIEIVHRPDHDVTVALAFRAMTTERPLQPRLLAAGDALHPEVRKWALEYVEKYGA; encoded by the coding sequence ATGGAGCTTCTGTCGGTGAATCTGGGCCGCGCCAAGGCCGTTGCGTACACGGACAACCCGGAGGGCGTCACCGGTATCGACAAGCGACCGGTCGACGGACCGGTGCGGGTGGCCGCGCCCGGTCCCAAGGGCATCGGCGGGAGCGGGCTCGCCGGGGACGCGGTGTGCAAGAAGCAGCACCACGGCGGCGACGACCAGGCCGTGTACGCGATGGCGCGCGAGGACCTGGACGAGTGGGAGGGCGAGCTGGGCCGCTCGCCGGCCAACGGCGCCTTCGGCGAGAACCTCACGACGCGGGGCATCGACGTCTCCGGCGCGCTGATCGGCGAGCGCTGGCGCATCGGCCCCGAGGTGGTGCTCGAGGTCACGAGCGCGCGCATCCCGTGCGGCACTTTCCAGGGCCACATGGACGAGAAGCGGTGGGTGAAGCGGTTCACGCAGAAGGGCGCGCCCGGGGCGTATCTACGGGTGATCCAGCCGGGCGAGATCCGGGCCGGGGACCCGATCGAGATCGTGCACCGGCCGGACCACGACGTGACGGTCGCCCTGGCGTTCCGGGCGATGACCACCGAACGGCCGCTCCAGCCACGGCTGCTGGCGGCGGGTGACGCACTCCATCCGGAGGTGCGGAAGTGGGCGCTCGAGTATGTGGAGAAATACGGCGCCTGA
- the guaB gene encoding IMP dehydrogenase, with the protein MTANVDGVPDKFATLGLTYDDVLLLPGASAVLPNAVDTSSRISRNVRVNIPLLSAAMDKVTESRMAIAMARLGGVGVLHRNLSVEDQVNQVDLVKRSESGMVTDPITVHPEATLADADALCAKFRISGVPVTDPAGKLLGIVTNRDMAFESDRSRQVREVMTPMPLVTGQVGISGTDAMDLLRKHKIEKLPLVDDSGVLKGLITVKDFVKAEKYPNAAKDSEGRLLVGAAVGASPEALERAQALAEAGVDFLVVDTSHGHNSNALSWMAKIKSSVGVDVIGGNVATRDGAQALIDAGVDGIKVGVGPGSICTTRVVAGIGVPQVTAIYEASLAARPAGIPLIGDGGLQYSGDIGKALAAGADTVMLGSLLAGCEESPGELQFINGKQFKSYRGMGSLGAMQSRGQGKSYSKDRYFQAEVAADDKLVPEGIEGQVPYRGPLSSVLHQLVGGLRQTMGYVGAATIDEMESKGRFVRITSAGLKESHPHDIQMTVEAPNYSRK; encoded by the coding sequence ATGACTGCAAACGTCGACGGAGTGCCCGACAAATTCGCGACGCTCGGGCTGACCTACGACGACGTGCTGCTGCTGCCGGGAGCGTCCGCGGTGCTCCCGAACGCGGTCGACACCTCGTCCCGCATCTCCCGCAACGTCCGGGTCAACATCCCGCTGCTCTCGGCGGCCATGGACAAGGTGACCGAGTCCCGCATGGCCATCGCGATGGCCCGCCTCGGTGGCGTCGGGGTGCTGCACCGCAACCTCTCCGTCGAGGACCAGGTCAACCAGGTCGACCTGGTGAAGCGGTCCGAGTCCGGCATGGTCACCGACCCGATCACCGTGCACCCGGAGGCGACCCTCGCCGACGCCGACGCCCTGTGCGCCAAGTTCCGCATCAGCGGTGTCCCGGTCACCGACCCGGCCGGCAAGCTCCTCGGCATCGTCACCAACCGTGACATGGCCTTCGAGTCGGACCGCAGCCGCCAGGTGCGCGAGGTCATGACGCCGATGCCGCTGGTCACCGGCCAGGTCGGCATCTCCGGCACCGACGCCATGGACCTGCTGCGCAAGCACAAGATCGAGAAGCTGCCGCTCGTCGACGACTCCGGTGTCCTCAAGGGCCTGATCACCGTCAAGGACTTCGTCAAGGCGGAGAAGTACCCCAACGCCGCCAAGGACTCCGAAGGCCGCCTCCTCGTCGGCGCCGCCGTCGGCGCCAGCCCCGAGGCCCTGGAGCGCGCCCAGGCGCTCGCCGAGGCCGGTGTGGACTTCCTGGTCGTGGACACCTCGCACGGCCACAACAGCAACGCCCTCAGCTGGATGGCGAAGATCAAGTCGAGCGTCGGCGTCGACGTGATCGGCGGCAACGTCGCCACGCGTGACGGCGCCCAGGCGCTGATCGACGCCGGTGTCGACGGCATCAAGGTCGGTGTCGGACCGGGCTCCATCTGCACCACGCGCGTGGTCGCCGGCATCGGCGTCCCGCAGGTCACCGCCATCTACGAGGCCTCCCTCGCCGCCCGCCCCGCGGGCATCCCGCTCATCGGCGACGGCGGCCTGCAGTACTCCGGCGACATTGGCAAGGCGCTCGCCGCCGGCGCCGACACCGTGATGCTGGGCTCGCTGCTCGCGGGCTGCGAGGAGTCGCCCGGCGAACTGCAGTTCATCAACGGCAAGCAGTTCAAGTCGTACCGCGGCATGGGCTCGCTCGGTGCCATGCAGTCCCGGGGCCAGGGCAAGTCGTACTCGAAGGACCGCTACTTCCAGGCCGAGGTCGCCGCCGACGACAAGCTCGTGCCCGAGGGCATCGAGGGCCAGGTGCCCTACCGCGGCCCGCTGTCCAGCGTCCTGCACCAGCTCGTCGGCGGGCTGCGTCAGACCATGGGCTACGTGGGCGCGGCCACCATCGACGAGATGGAGTCCAAGGGCCGCTTCGTGCGGATCACCTCGGCGGGCCTCAAGGAGAGCCACCCGCACGACATCCAGATGACGGTCGAGGCGCCGAACTACAGCCGTAAGTAG
- a CDS encoding sigma-70 family RNA polymerase sigma factor: MRDDEAAHPHGAIGALVHSAVEGDEQATHDLLAHVHPLALRYCRTRLSRLPGDARHFVEDLAQEVCVAVLLALPRYRDTGRPFEAFVFAIAAHKVADLQRAAMRHPGSTAVPSDEMPERPDDSLGPEERALLSSDAEWAKKLLANLPENQRELLLLRIAVGLTAEETGQMLGMSPGAVRVAQHRALSRLRALAEQ; this comes from the coding sequence ATGCGCGACGACGAGGCGGCTCATCCCCATGGGGCGATCGGTGCGCTCGTCCACAGTGCCGTGGAGGGAGACGAGCAGGCCACGCACGACCTGCTCGCCCATGTCCACCCGCTGGCCCTGCGCTACTGCCGCACCCGGTTGTCCCGTCTCCCGGGTGACGCCAGGCACTTCGTGGAGGATCTCGCGCAGGAGGTCTGCGTAGCCGTCCTCCTCGCCCTGCCGCGCTATCGCGACACCGGCCGCCCCTTCGAGGCGTTCGTCTTCGCCATCGCCGCGCACAAGGTCGCCGACCTGCAGCGCGCGGCCATGCGCCACCCCGGTTCGACGGCGGTTCCCTCCGACGAGATGCCGGAGCGGCCCGACGACTCGCTCGGCCCCGAGGAGCGGGCGCTGCTCAGCAGCGACGCCGAATGGGCCAAGAAACTGCTGGCCAACCTCCCCGAGAACCAGCGCGAACTGCTGCTGCTGCGGATCGCCGTGGGGTTGACGGCGGAGGAGACGGGCCAGATGTTGGGAATGTCACCCGGTGCGGTCCGTGTGGCGCAGCACCGGGCGCTGAGCAGGTTGCGAGCGCTGGCCGAGCAGTAG
- a CDS encoding ester cyclase encodes MTFVQLIDCRTSRFDEMDRLMDTWVEQTKGKRTATHAVVGKDRSDASHFVEIVEFPSYEEAMRNSGLPETERIFQGMLALCDEAPTFTDLDVVRDEQLNPAVAREFFEQAGRAGTAELFTRFTEDYMDHDPANADDLGLAGAREEYEGWRRAFAFTFRVDDQIAQDDRVCTRWTWAGKHTGEFVGIPASGQNVTMTGTTWHRFRDGRICEGWWQYDRAGLMEQLGVLGE; translated from the coding sequence ATGACGTTCGTACAGCTCATCGACTGCAGGACCAGCCGTTTCGACGAGATGGACCGGCTGATGGACACGTGGGTCGAGCAGACCAAGGGAAAGCGGACCGCGACGCATGCGGTGGTCGGCAAGGACCGGTCCGACGCGTCGCACTTCGTCGAGATCGTGGAGTTTCCGTCGTACGAGGAGGCGATGCGGAATTCCGGGCTGCCGGAGACGGAGCGGATCTTCCAGGGGATGCTCGCGCTGTGTGACGAGGCGCCGACCTTCACCGATCTGGACGTGGTGCGGGACGAGCAGCTCAACCCGGCCGTCGCGCGGGAGTTCTTCGAGCAGGCCGGGCGGGCCGGGACCGCGGAGCTGTTCACGCGGTTCACCGAGGACTACATGGACCACGATCCGGCCAATGCGGACGATCTGGGGCTCGCGGGCGCGCGCGAGGAGTACGAGGGGTGGCGGCGGGCCTTCGCCTTCACCTTCCGCGTGGACGACCAGATCGCCCAGGACGACCGGGTGTGCACCCGCTGGACCTGGGCCGGCAAGCACACCGGCGAGTTCGTGGGGATCCCGGCGAGCGGGCAGAACGTGACCATGACCGGGACCACCTGGCACCGGTTCCGGGACGGGCGGATCTGCGAGGGCTGGTGGCAGTACGACCGTGCGGGGCTGATGGAACAGCTGGGGGTGCTCGGCGAATGA
- a CDS encoding LysR family transcriptional regulator: MIEARHLRVLRAVAATGSFSAAGRELGCTQPAVSQQMKALETSVGTPLLIRSGREMRLTQAGQALVRHAAGILAGLTAAEEEVAAIAGLRAGRVRLVSFPSGSSTLVPTALAALRAAHPGTRVFLEEAEPPQSVGLLREGDCDIALAFRYEGAGGGDEWDDLVVRHLLTDRLVALVPERHRLASAGSVSIGELAGESWIAGCPRCRGQLVEVCEGAGFTPRIDFATDDYPAVVGLVGAGLGVAVLPQLAVESVRPRGARTVTLEPAVRREIVALTLPDLAQVPAVAATLEQLARAADR; encoded by the coding sequence GTGATCGAGGCCCGACATCTCCGTGTTCTGCGTGCCGTCGCCGCGACCGGCTCCTTCTCCGCCGCGGGACGTGAACTGGGCTGCACCCAGCCCGCCGTCAGCCAGCAGATGAAGGCCCTGGAGACGTCCGTGGGCACGCCGTTGCTCATCCGCAGCGGACGCGAGATGCGGCTGACGCAGGCGGGCCAGGCGCTGGTGCGGCACGCCGCCGGGATCCTGGCGGGGCTGACGGCGGCGGAGGAGGAGGTCGCCGCCATCGCCGGCCTGCGGGCCGGGCGCGTCCGGCTCGTCTCCTTCCCCAGCGGCAGTTCCACCCTCGTCCCCACCGCCCTCGCGGCCCTGCGCGCCGCCCACCCCGGCACCCGCGTCTTTCTGGAGGAGGCCGAACCCCCGCAGTCCGTCGGCCTGCTGCGGGAGGGCGACTGCGACATCGCGCTCGCCTTCCGGTACGAGGGGGCCGGCGGCGGGGACGAGTGGGACGACCTCGTCGTGCGGCACCTGCTGACCGACCGGCTCGTCGCCCTCGTACCGGAGCGGCACCGGCTCGCGAGCGCGGGGTCCGTGTCCATCGGGGAGCTCGCCGGGGAGTCGTGGATCGCCGGATGCCCGCGCTGCCGCGGCCAGTTGGTCGAGGTGTGCGAGGGCGCAGGCTTCACGCCCCGCATCGACTTCGCGACCGACGACTACCCGGCGGTCGTCGGCCTGGTGGGCGCGGGCCTCGGCGTCGCCGTCCTGCCCCAGCTCGCGGTCGAGTCCGTACGGCCGCGAGGTGCACGCACGGTGACGCTGGAACCGGCGGTCCGGCGGGAGATCGTCGCGCTCACGCTGCCCGATCTGGCCCAGGTGCCGGCGGTGGCGGCGACGCTGGAGCAACTGGCGCGTGCGGCCGACCGGTAG
- a CDS encoding response regulator transcription factor, with protein MTSVLVCDDSPLAREALRRAVATVPGVERVTTAANGEEVLRRWGADRSDLILMDVRMPGLGGVETVRRLLSADPGARIIMLTVAEDLDGVALAVAAGARGYLHKDASRAELRATVTQALADPTWRLAPRRLRSAEMGAAPTLTAREIQVLEGMSHGRSNAEIGRELFLSEDTVKTHARRLFKKLGASDRAHAVALGFRWGLVR; from the coding sequence ATGACATCCGTCCTCGTCTGCGACGACTCCCCGCTTGCCCGAGAGGCGCTCCGCCGCGCGGTCGCGACCGTGCCCGGCGTCGAGCGCGTGACGACCGCGGCCAACGGCGAGGAAGTCCTCCGCCGCTGGGGCGCGGACCGTTCGGACCTGATTCTGATGGACGTACGCATGCCCGGTCTGGGCGGCGTCGAGACCGTGCGGCGGCTGCTGTCCGCGGACCCCGGTGCGCGCATCATCATGCTCACCGTCGCGGAGGACCTCGACGGGGTCGCTCTCGCGGTGGCCGCGGGCGCCCGGGGCTACCTCCACAAGGACGCCTCCCGCGCGGAGTTGCGCGCCACGGTGACGCAGGCGCTCGCCGACCCGACCTGGCGGCTCGCCCCGCGTCGGCTGCGGTCGGCGGAGATGGGTGCGGCGCCCACTCTCACCGCGCGTGAGATCCAGGTGCTCGAAGGCATGAGTCACGGTCGCTCCAATGCGGAGATCGGGCGTGAGCTTTTTCTCTCCGAGGACACCGTCAAGACACACGCCCGGCGGCTGTTCAAGAAGCTCGGGGCTTCGGACCGGGCGCACGCCGTGGCGCTCGGATTCCGGTGGGGCCTGGTTCGCTAG
- a CDS encoding glycerol-3-phosphate dehydrogenase/oxidase, protein MRTATLGPAQRAESLASMAERELDILVVGAGVVGAGTALDAVTRGLSVGLVEARDWASGTSSRSSKLIHGGLRYLEMLDFALVREALKERGLLLKRLAPHLVKPVAFLYPLQHKGWERLYAGSGVALYDAMSMARGHGRGLPAHRHLSHRHALRVAPALRKDALVGALQYYDAQMDDARFVATLVRTATAYGAKTANRARVTGFLREGERVVGARVQDVEAGGEYEIRAKQVVNATGVWTDDTQAMVGERGQFHVRASKGIHLVVPKDRIHSSTGLILRTEKSVLFVIPWGRHWIIGTTDTDWDLDKAHPAASSADIDYLLEHVNSVLAVPLTRDDVQGVYAGLRPLLAGESDATSKLSREHTVAHPVPGLVVVAGGKYTTYRVMAKDAVDEAVHGLDTRVAECVTEDVPLLGAEGYRALWNARARIAARTGLHVVRVEHLLNRYGALAEEVLDLIASDATLGEPLQAADDYLRAEVVYAASHEGARHLDDVLTRRTRISIETFDRGVRSAREAAELMAPVLGWDKDQIEREVEHYEKRVEAERESQRQPDDLTADAARLGAPDIAPL, encoded by the coding sequence GTGAGGACAGCGACACTGGGGCCGGCACAGCGTGCCGAGTCACTCGCATCAATGGCCGAGCGCGAACTGGACATCCTGGTGGTGGGAGCCGGCGTGGTCGGTGCGGGTACCGCGCTCGACGCGGTGACCCGGGGCCTGTCCGTGGGGCTGGTCGAGGCGCGTGACTGGGCGTCGGGCACCTCCAGCCGCTCCAGCAAGCTGATCCACGGCGGTCTGCGCTATCTGGAGATGCTCGACTTCGCCCTCGTCCGCGAGGCGTTGAAGGAGCGCGGACTGCTCCTCAAGCGGCTCGCCCCGCATCTCGTGAAGCCCGTGGCCTTCCTGTACCCCTTGCAGCACAAGGGCTGGGAGCGCCTGTACGCCGGCTCGGGCGTCGCGCTCTACGACGCCATGTCGATGGCCCGCGGGCACGGCCGGGGTCTGCCCGCGCATCGGCACCTGAGCCACCGTCACGCCCTGCGCGTGGCACCCGCCTTGAGGAAGGACGCGCTGGTCGGGGCGCTTCAGTACTACGACGCCCAGATGGACGACGCCCGCTTCGTCGCCACCCTCGTGCGCACGGCGACCGCCTACGGCGCCAAGACCGCCAACCGCGCCCGGGTGACCGGGTTCCTGCGCGAGGGCGAGCGTGTGGTGGGGGCCCGGGTGCAGGACGTCGAGGCGGGCGGGGAGTACGAGATCCGCGCCAAGCAGGTGGTCAACGCGACTGGGGTGTGGACCGACGACACCCAGGCGATGGTCGGCGAGCGGGGACAGTTCCACGTCCGCGCCTCCAAGGGCATCCACCTCGTCGTGCCCAAGGACCGCATCCACTCCTCGACCGGGCTGATCCTGCGCACCGAGAAGTCCGTGCTGTTCGTCATCCCCTGGGGCCGGCACTGGATCATCGGCACCACCGACACCGACTGGGACCTGGACAAGGCCCACCCGGCCGCCTCCAGCGCGGACATCGACTACCTGCTGGAGCACGTGAACTCGGTACTCGCGGTGCCCCTGACCCGGGACGACGTCCAGGGCGTGTACGCCGGCCTCAGGCCCCTGCTCGCCGGGGAGTCGGACGCCACCAGCAAACTCTCGCGCGAGCACACCGTGGCGCATCCGGTGCCGGGACTCGTCGTGGTGGCGGGCGGCAAGTACACGACCTACCGGGTCATGGCCAAGGACGCCGTCGACGAGGCGGTGCACGGACTCGACACCCGGGTCGCCGAATGCGTCACGGAGGACGTGCCGCTGCTGGGCGCCGAGGGCTACCGGGCGCTGTGGAACGCGCGGGCGCGGATCGCGGCGCGCACCGGGCTCCATGTCGTCCGCGTGGAGCATCTGCTGAATCGGTACGGCGCCCTTGCCGAGGAGGTCCTCGACCTCATCGCCTCGGACGCCACGCTGGGCGAGCCGCTTCAGGCCGCCGACGACTATCTGCGCGCCGAGGTCGTCTACGCCGCCTCGCACGAGGGCGCGCGGCACCTGGACGACGTGCTGACCCGGCGCACCCGGATCTCCATCGAGACCTTCGACCGGGGTGTGCGCTCCGCCCGCGAGGCCGCCGAGCTGATGGCGCCGGTGCTCGGCTGGGACAAGGACCAGATCGAGCGCGAGGTCGAGCACTACGAGAAGCGGGTGGAGGCGGAGCGCGAGTCGCAGCGGCAGCCGGACGACCTGACCGCGGACGCGGCGCGGTTGGGGGCGCCGGACATCGCGCCGCTCTGA
- a CDS encoding nucleotide sugar dehydrogenase, translated as MPADLAVIGLGPYGLPLAQAAVAAGISTLGYRTGPEAGSLSPAELRRMLSGGFRTAAGPAELGRVRTAVICAPTPPAPDGGLDLSQVEGAARTLSTHLRPHTTVILESPVPPGTTEEFLRPLLEKGSGLRAGRDFHLAYSPSRVDPGNRDFTPANTPKVIGGLTPACTESAAAFYSRLTDKVVRARGPREAETVQLLETNFRHVNIALVNEMAVLCHDLGVDLWDVIRCAETKPFGFQAFRPGPGVGGHAVPRDLTGGSLGGGRTLRMVELARQVNDQMPRYVVQRAAALLNEHGKSARGARVLLLGVTYKPDLADQQGTPAQEVAVRLMELGAAVSYHDPHIPSWSVLDRPVPRADSLYEAAADADLTILLQQHRTYDLQGLSVKAQLLLDTRGATPTGAAHRL; from the coding sequence ATGCCCGCAGATCTCGCCGTGATCGGCCTCGGCCCCTACGGACTGCCCCTGGCCCAGGCCGCTGTCGCCGCCGGCATCTCCACCCTCGGCTACCGCACCGGCCCCGAGGCCGGCTCCCTCAGCCCCGCAGAACTGCGCCGGATGCTCTCGGGGGGCTTCCGGACGGCCGCGGGGCCGGCCGAGCTCGGCCGTGTCCGTACGGCGGTCATCTGCGCACCGACCCCACCGGCCCCGGACGGCGGCCTGGACCTGAGCCAGGTGGAGGGGGCCGCCCGCACGCTGAGCACACACCTGCGCCCGCACACCACCGTCATCCTGGAGTCCCCCGTGCCCCCGGGCACCACCGAGGAGTTCCTGCGCCCGCTCCTGGAGAAGGGCTCGGGTCTGCGCGCGGGCCGCGACTTCCACCTCGCCTACTCCCCCAGCCGCGTCGACCCAGGCAACCGCGACTTCACGCCCGCCAACACCCCCAAGGTGATCGGCGGCCTCACGCCCGCGTGCACGGAGTCGGCCGCCGCCTTCTACTCGCGCCTCACCGACAAGGTGGTACGCGCGCGTGGCCCGCGGGAGGCGGAGACGGTCCAGCTCCTGGAGACCAACTTCCGGCACGTCAACATCGCCCTCGTCAACGAGATGGCCGTCCTCTGCCACGACCTCGGCGTCGACCTCTGGGACGTCATCCGCTGCGCGGAGACCAAGCCGTTCGGCTTCCAGGCCTTCCGCCCCGGCCCGGGCGTCGGCGGTCACGCGGTCCCCCGCGACCTGACCGGCGGCAGCCTCGGCGGCGGCCGCACCCTGCGCATGGTCGAACTCGCCCGGCAGGTCAACGACCAGATGCCCCGTTACGTCGTCCAGCGCGCCGCCGCTCTCCTCAACGAGCACGGCAAGTCCGCGCGGGGTGCCCGCGTCCTCCTGCTGGGCGTCACCTACAAGCCCGACCTCGCCGACCAGCAGGGCACCCCCGCCCAGGAGGTCGCCGTACGCCTGATGGAACTCGGCGCCGCCGTCAGCTACCACGACCCCCACATCCCGTCCTGGAGCGTCCTGGACCGCCCGGTCCCGCGCGCGGACTCCCTCTACGAGGCGGCGGCCGACGCGGACCTGACGATCCTGCTCCAGCAGCACCGGACGTACGACCTGCAAGGCCTGTCGGTGAAGGCCCAGCTGCTGCTGGACACACGGGGGGCCACGCCTACGGGGGCGGCGCATCGGTTGTGA